One Umboniibacter marinipuniceus DNA window includes the following coding sequences:
- a CDS encoding DUF1214 domain-containing protein, which translates to MTATTPPVSSRLFKLLRWPLAAIATLALSALLLSIYIKDGLGNTAIMNGNWATHMNIGSEEAGPRLKALVAIAGLLASTREDSIYYSLKSLNGEPLKLNCRYTITGDDYDADWWSITAYGWDFYLIPNEQKRYSFNNENLIRNANNSWEITVSAAAAEGNWLPIGPSGGRAEDKSVDNDFDLLLRLYTPGDDYLQRPESASLPHVKLEGCA; encoded by the coding sequence ATGACAGCCACCACACCCCCAGTATCATCACGCCTATTCAAGTTACTGCGGTGGCCACTGGCGGCCATCGCTACGCTGGCGCTGTCAGCGCTATTGCTCAGCATTTACATAAAAGACGGCTTGGGTAATACAGCCATTATGAACGGCAACTGGGCCACCCATATGAACATCGGCTCGGAAGAAGCCGGCCCAAGACTGAAAGCCTTGGTTGCTATTGCCGGCTTACTGGCATCCACCCGCGAAGACTCCATCTATTATTCGCTGAAATCACTCAACGGTGAGCCGCTTAAACTAAATTGCCGCTATACCATCACCGGCGATGACTATGATGCAGATTGGTGGAGCATTACCGCCTACGGCTGGGACTTCTATCTCATCCCCAATGAACAAAAGCGCTACTCATTCAACAATGAGAACCTTATTCGCAATGCCAATAACTCTTGGGAAATTACCGTTAGCGCAGCGGCCGCCGAGGGCAATTGGCTACCTATAGGTCCGTCTGGAGGGAGGGCCGAGGATAAGTCCGTGGATAACGATTTTGATCTACTGCTTAGGCTCTACACCCCCGGTGATGACTACCTGCAGCGCCCAGAGTCTGCCTCGCTTCCTCACGTTAAGTTGGAGGGTTGCGCATGA